The window ACCTTGACGATTTTCAGCACGCCTGGAGCCAGGTCATCGCCCTGCTGCAGTTTGCGCTTCTTGTCTTCGAACTTGTCGTCCAGCAGACGGCGGCGATCAACGATGTAGGCCTGAGCCTTCTCGAGCTGCTCGTTCAGAGCATCTTCAGCCATGCGCAGTTTGAACCACTGACCATGCTCAAGACCGTCGAGAACTTCGTCGGTGATGTCCTGACCTTTCTTCAGGCCGGCGCCGCCTTCGGCTTTGTGGCCGACCAGAGCGGAACGCAGACGTTCGAAAGTGGCGCCTTCAACGATACGGAACTCTTCGTTCAGGTCCTTGCGGATCTCGTCGAGTTGAGTCTTCTCGATCGACAGTGCACGAGCATCACGCTCGACGCCGTCGCGGGTGAAGACCTGTACGTCGATGACGGTACCCTTGGTGCCGGTAGGCACGCGCAGGGAGGTGTCTTTAACGTCGCTGGCTTTTTCACCGAAGATGGCACGCAGCAGTTTTTCTTCCGGAGTCAGCTGGGTCTCGCCTTTCGGAGTGACCTTACCAACCAGGATGTCGCCTGCGCCAACTTCAGCACCTACGTAAACGATACCGGCCTCGTCCAGCTTGTTCAGTGCAGCTTCACCCACGTTCGGGATGTCTGCAGTGATTTCCTCCGGTCCAAGCTTGGTGTCACGTGCCACACAGGTCAGTTCCTGAATGTGGATCGTGGTGAAGCGGTCTTCCTGAACCACACGCTCGGACAGGCAGATGGAGTCTTCGAAGTTGAAGCCGTTCCACGCCATGAACGCGATGCGCATGTTCTGACCCAGAGCCAGTTCACCCATGTCGGTGGACGGACCGTCGGCCATGATGTCGCTACGCTGAACCCGATCACCTTTACGCACCAGCGGACGCTGGTTGATGCAGGTGTTCTGGTTGGAGCGGGTGTACTTGGTCAGGTTGTAGATGTCGACACCAGCTTCGCCGGTTTCAACTTCGTCATCAGCAACACGAACCACGATACGGCTGGCGTCGACGGAATCGATCACGCCGCCACGACGAGCCACGACGCAAACGCCGGAGTCACGGGCTACGTTACGCTCCATGCCAGTACCGACCAGCGGCTTGTCAGCGCGCAGGGTTGGTACAGCTTGACGCTGCATGTTCGAACCCATCAACGCACGGTTGGCGTCATCGTGCTCGAGGAACGGGATCAGCGACGCTGCAACCGAAACTACCTGCTTCGGCGATACGTCCATCAAGGTGACGTCTTCCGGCGCCTTGACGGTGAACTCGTTCAAGTGACGAACAGCTACCAACTCGTCGATCAGGACTTTCTTGTCGTTCATCGTGGCCGAAGCCTGAGCGATCACGTGGTCAGCTTCTTCGATGGCAGACAGGAAGACGATCTCGTCGGTGACCAGAGCGTCTTTCACCACACGGTACGGGCTCTCGAGGAAGCCGTACTGGTTGGTGCGCGCATAAGCGGCCAGGGAGTTGATCAGACCGATGTTCGGACCTTCCGGCGTTTCAATCGGGCATACACGACCGTAGTGAGTCGGGTGTACGTCACGAACTTCAAAGCCAGCACGTTCACGAGTCAAACCGCCAGGGCCGAGTGCAGATACACGACGTTTGTGGGTGATCTCGGACAGCGGGTTGTTCTGGTCCATGAACTGGGAAAGCTGGCTGGAACCGAAGAACTCTTTCACCGCCGCAGCCACTGGCTTGGCGTTGATCAGGTCTTGCGGCATCAGGCCTTCGCTTTCAGCCATCGACAGACGCTCTTTGACCGCACGCTCAACACGTACCAGGCCAACACGGAACTGGTTCTCGGCCATTTCGCCTACGCAGCGAACACGACGGTTACCCAGGTGGTCGATGTCATCGACGATGCCTTTACCGTTACGGATGTCGACCAGAGTCTTCAGAACCGCGACGATGTCTTCTTTGCACAACACGCCCGAACCTTCGATCTCGGTACGACCGATACGACGGTTGAACTTCATCCGGCCGACCGCAGACAGGTCATAGCGCTCAGGGCTGAAGAACAGGTTGTTGAACAGAGTCTCGGCAGCGTCTTTGGTTGGCGGCTCGCCTGGACGCATCATGCGATAGATCTCGACCAGCGCTTCCAATTGGTTGCTGGTGGAGTCGATCTTCAGGGTGTCGGAGACGAACGGACCGCAGTCGATATCGTTGGTGTACAGAGTTTCGATGCGAACAACCTGGGCCTTGGCAATTTTTGCCAGGATCTCGGTGTTCAGCTCGGTGTTGCACTCTGCCAGGATTTCGCCGGTTGCCGGATGCACGATGGCCTTGGCGGTAGTGCGACCCAGGACGTAGTCCAGAGGCACTTCCAGGGTCTTGAGACCGGCTTTTTCGATCTGGTTGATGTGGCGCGCAGTAATACGGCGACCCGCCTCAACGATGACCTTGCCCTTCTCGTCCTGAATATCAAGTACAGCGATTTCACCACGCAGACGCGAAGCAATCAGTTCCAGACTGAGGGTTTCGCCGCTCAGGTGGAAAACGTTGGTGGTGTAGAACGCGTCGAGCACTTCTTCAGTGGTATAGCCGAGCGCGCGCAGCAGTACCGATGCAGGCAGCTTGCGACGACGGTCGATACGCACGAACACGCAGTCTTTCGGGTCGAACTCGAAGTCCAGCCACGAACCGCGGTAAGGAATGATGCGCGCGGAGTACAGCAGTTTACCGGAGCTGTGCGTCTTGCCACGGTCGTGGTCGAAGAACACGCCCGGGGAACGGTGCAGCTGGGAAACGATTACACGCTCGGTACCGTTGATTACGAAGGTACCGTTCTCAGTCATCAGGGGGATTTCACCCATGTAGACTTCTTGCTCTTTAATGTCCTTGATCGCTTTGTTCGACGATTCTTTGTCGAAAATGATCAGGCGCACTTTTACCCGCAAAGGTACGGCGTAAGTTACACCGCGCAATACGCATTCTTTGACATCAAATGCCGGTTCGCCCAGGCGATAACCGACGTACTCCAGCGCAGCATTGCCGGAGTAGCTGATGATCGGGAAAACGGATTTGAAGGCCGCATGCAGGCCCACGTCGCGGAACTGATCTTTAGTCGCTCCCGCTTGCAAGAATTCACGATACGAATCCAGCTGGATGGCCAGGAGGTACGGCACATCCATGACGTCCGGCAACTTGCTAAAGTCCTTGCGGATACGTTTTTTCTCAGTATATGAGTAAGCCATCAGCGTTCCCCAGCTTGGTCACCTGCTTGTTTGGCCCCTCCCGACGGGAGCAGCCAGAAAATCGTGCAAACCCCATGGTTTGCGCCACCGCATCGGGTGGTTACAGCTCGTTACCAGCACCGACCCAGTCGGCTGCCAATAACGGAAAAAGGCCGGTGGCAAGAGCCACCAGCCATCAGCCTTTCGCTTAACGCTCGGGCTGGAGGAGCAAAGTCGATGCTTACTTCAGCTCGACTTTAGCGCCTGCTTCTTCCAGAGTGGCTTTGGCTTTGTCAGCTGCGTCTTTCGAAACAGCTTCCAGAACCATGCCAGGAGCGCCGTCAACTACAGCCTTGGCTTCTTTCAAGCCCAGACCGGTCAGTTCACGTACTGCCTTGATCACGTTAACTTTCTTCTCGCCAGCTTCCAGCAGCATGACATTGAATTCAGTTTGTTCTTCAACAACAGCAGCGACAGCAGCTGGACCAGCGGAAGCAGCGGCAGCGGAAACGCCGAACTTCTCTTCCATGGCCTTGATCAGCTCAACGATTTCCAGAACGGATTTTTCGCCGATTGCTTCGATGATTTGGTCGTTAGTCAGAGACATGACTATAAATTCCTGTATTGGGGTGACAGCCTACGCGGCCATCGAAATAAACAATAAACGCTGAAAGGTGTCGCTCAGCCTTAGGCTGCAGCGGCTTCTTTCTGGTCGCGAAGAGCCG is drawn from Pseudomonas sp. 31-12 and contains these coding sequences:
- the rpoB gene encoding DNA-directed RNA polymerase subunit beta, which encodes MAYSYTEKKRIRKDFSKLPDVMDVPYLLAIQLDSYREFLQAGATKDQFRDVGLHAAFKSVFPIISYSGNAALEYVGYRLGEPAFDVKECVLRGVTYAVPLRVKVRLIIFDKESSNKAIKDIKEQEVYMGEIPLMTENGTFVINGTERVIVSQLHRSPGVFFDHDRGKTHSSGKLLYSARIIPYRGSWLDFEFDPKDCVFVRIDRRRKLPASVLLRALGYTTEEVLDAFYTTNVFHLSGETLSLELIASRLRGEIAVLDIQDEKGKVIVEAGRRITARHINQIEKAGLKTLEVPLDYVLGRTTAKAIVHPATGEILAECNTELNTEILAKIAKAQVVRIETLYTNDIDCGPFVSDTLKIDSTSNQLEALVEIYRMMRPGEPPTKDAAETLFNNLFFSPERYDLSAVGRMKFNRRIGRTEIEGSGVLCKEDIVAVLKTLVDIRNGKGIVDDIDHLGNRRVRCVGEMAENQFRVGLVRVERAVKERLSMAESEGLMPQDLINAKPVAAAVKEFFGSSQLSQFMDQNNPLSEITHKRRVSALGPGGLTRERAGFEVRDVHPTHYGRVCPIETPEGPNIGLINSLAAYARTNQYGFLESPYRVVKDALVTDEIVFLSAIEEADHVIAQASATMNDKKVLIDELVAVRHLNEFTVKAPEDVTLMDVSPKQVVSVAASLIPFLEHDDANRALMGSNMQRQAVPTLRADKPLVGTGMERNVARDSGVCVVARRGGVIDSVDASRIVVRVADDEVETGEAGVDIYNLTKYTRSNQNTCINQRPLVRKGDRVQRSDIMADGPSTDMGELALGQNMRIAFMAWNGFNFEDSICLSERVVQEDRFTTIHIQELTCVARDTKLGPEEITADIPNVGEAALNKLDEAGIVYVGAEVGAGDILVGKVTPKGETQLTPEEKLLRAIFGEKASDVKDTSLRVPTGTKGTVIDVQVFTRDGVERDARALSIEKTQLDEIRKDLNEEFRIVEGATFERLRSALVGHKAEGGAGLKKGQDITDEVLDGLEHGQWFKLRMAEDALNEQLEKAQAYIVDRRRLLDDKFEDKKRKLQQGDDLAPGVLKIVKVYLAIRRRIQPGDKMAGRHGNKGVVSVIMPVEDMPHDANGTPVDVVLNPLGVPSRMNVGQILETHLGLAAKGLGEKINRMIEEQRKVAELRKFLDEIYNQIGGRNEDLDSFSDQEILDLAKNLRGGVPMATPVFDGAKESEIKAMLKLADLPESGQMQLTDGRTGNKFERPVTVGYMYMLKLNHLVDDKMHARSTGSYSLVTQQPLGGKAQFGGQRFGEMEVWALEAYGAAYTLQEMLTVKSDDVNGRTKMYKNIVDGDHRMEPGMPESFNVLIKEIRSLGIDIDLETE
- the rplL gene encoding 50S ribosomal protein L7/L12 encodes the protein MSLTNDQIIEAIGEKSVLEIVELIKAMEEKFGVSAAAASAGPAAVAAVVEEQTEFNVMLLEAGEKKVNVIKAVRELTGLGLKEAKAVVDGAPGMVLEAVSKDAADKAKATLEEAGAKVELK